The DNA sequence CCCTCATGACGGCAGCCTGAACCTCACAGCTGTCAAGAATATCGGAGACCTCCTTGACAACGGCGCGAGGAAAGCAACGGCCGAGATCAACGACATAGCAGAAGCTGAGAAGGTCCTCGTAAAGACCCGGATCGAAGAGGGAGAGATCCATGAGAAGATCCTCGAGGTTGCAGAGGATGAAGACTGCGACCTCATAATCATGGGTCAGAACAAGACGAATTGGTTCAAGAGATTGTTCGGAAAGAATATTGTCGAAAAGATTATCAACCAGGCCCCTTGTCCCGTGCTCGTTGTCGGGACATAGGACCTTGAGGAGAAGATAATGAAAGGGAAGCAGCTTCTTTTTGTCACGTACCATGACGAGAACTTTGAAGACGGTCTCTCCTATGCCCTGGATCTTGCGAAGACCATGGATGACAGCATCGAGATATTATTGATCTATAAGAGGAAAGGCCTTGAAAAATTTGACGACATGATGAGCGCAATCAGCTTTGCCGAAGCCGGTGAGTTCAAGACTGCGCGGGAGCTGATCAGCGAGGATTACCGGAAGAATAATGAGGATTACGAAGAGAAGGTTGCAGCCCTGAAAGAGAGGGGCAGGAAATCCGGCATTACCATGGAAATCAGCACTTCAGCCATGGATGTCATATCATCCATAAAGAACATCCTCAGGCAGAACACAAAGATAGACCTCGTACTCCTGAGCCCGAGTATTACCAATAACGGAGTCATCACGTCAAAAGTTTTGAACAAGCTCGTCAAGACGGCTTCGAGACCCATTGTCACCATGGCAAAGCAGGTGGGAGCCGCCTGAATCAATACTGAGAAAATAAGACAGAGAAAAGGAGGAATTTCAGATGTATCTTTATCTGCCTGTAGCATTAACAAGCATTCACATCATGATACCCGTGGGTCTGGGACTGGCCGTAGGTCTGCTCTCAGGTCTCTTCGGTGTTGGAGGGGGCTTCCTGATGACACCGCTCCTCATTATGTTTGGCATACCGTCAACGGTTGCAGCCGCAACTGACTCGAACCAGATCGTAGCGGCATCAACGTCTGGGACATACGCACACTGGAAAGTGGGCAACGTTGATTTCAAGATGGGGCTCTATCTCCTCGTCGGAGGTTTTGCAGGGGGGCTCCTCGGTGTCCAGGGTATTAAGGTCCTCAGGGCAATGGGCAATGCGGACTTCGTGATAAAGATGACCTATGTCCTCATGCTCGGGATCGTCGGGACCTACATGTTCATAGAAAGCCTTTCGAGCATGAAGAAGAAGACGGCAGAGGCAAAACCGACAAGGGAGTCGGGCCTTGCGAAATTCCTCAAGTCCCTTCCCCTCCAGACACATTTTGAGAAATCAGGCGTCACCCATTCGGCGCTCATACCGGTT is a window from the Thermodesulfovibrionales bacterium genome containing:
- a CDS encoding universal stress protein, with protein sequence MKGYRKVLIAVNGSKDLLRQGLRVAEDEKCWVTVVKVVPPHDGSLNLTAVKNIGDLLDNGARKATAEINDIAEAEKVLVKTRIEEGEIHEKILEVAEDEDCDLIIMGQNKTNWFKRLFGKNIVEKIINQAPCPVLVVGT
- a CDS encoding sulfite exporter TauE/SafE family protein; protein product: MYLYLPVALTSIHIMIPVGLGLAVGLLSGLFGVGGGFLMTPLLIMFGIPSTVAAATDSNQIVAASTSGTYAHWKVGNVDFKMGLYLLVGGFAGGLLGVQGIKVLRAMGNADFVIKMTYVLMLGIVGTYMFIESLSSMKKKTAEAKPTRESGLAKFLKSLPLQTHFEKSGVTHSALIPVIFGGFVGILAAVMGVGGGFLMVPVMVYILRMPMHVVVGTSLFQILFNCIEVTFLQAYTNHNVDFILAVLLLLGSTIGAQVGTVFGRKLKGEQLKIILAVIVLAVTVKIVFELTMAPSLLLSRGGGH